One genomic window of Marinobacter adhaerens HP15 includes the following:
- the ppsA gene encoding phosphoenolpyruvate synthase, whose product MSDVDRVGGKNASLGEMISNLANAGVTVPGGFATTAHAYREFLATDGLKERIDNALDALDINDVNELARVGAQIRQWIIETPFPDVLENALKESFATLQDGNEHMAVAVRSSATAEDLPDASFAGQQETFLNVVGLQQVRTSVKEVFASLFNDRAISYRVHHGFDHKMVALSAGIQKMVRSETAASGVMFTLDTESGFRDVVFVTASYGLGETVVQGAVNPDEFYVHKPTLEASRPAVLRRNLGSKAIKMVYHTKPGEGEFVETVKVEQEDRNRFCITDAEVEDLARQAMIIEKHYQRPMDIEWAKDGDDGKIYIVQARPETVKSRASANVMERYLLKETGKVLVEGRSIGHKIGSGPVKIITSIKEMDRVQAGDVLVTDMTDPDWEPVMKRASAIVTDRGGRTCHAAIIARELGIPAVVGCGDATELLSDAQEVTVSCAEGDTGMIYEGSLDFELRENTVDSMPNIPFKIMMNVGNPDRAFDFQALPNEGVGLARLEFIINRMIGVHPKALLNFDGLPRDIKQTVEKRISGYSSPVDFYVDKLVEGISTLAAAFAPKKVIVRLSDFKSNEYANLIGGTLYEPDEENPMLGFRGASRYISDTFRDCFELECRALKKVRNEMGLTNVEVMVPFVRTVGEAEQVVNLLAENGLKRGDNGLRVIMMCELPANALLADQFLEHFDGFSIGSNDLTQLTLGLDRDSGIIAHLFDERNDAVKALLSNAIQACKKAGKYIGICGQGPSDHPDLAKWLMDQGIDTVSLNPDSVLDTWFFLADEKID is encoded by the coding sequence ATGTCCGATGTCGATCGGGTAGGCGGCAAGAACGCCTCACTCGGCGAAATGATCAGTAATCTCGCCAACGCAGGTGTTACCGTTCCAGGTGGCTTTGCCACAACAGCGCACGCCTATCGCGAATTCCTCGCTACTGACGGACTGAAAGAGCGTATCGACAACGCTCTCGATGCCCTGGACATCAACGACGTTAACGAACTGGCCCGGGTTGGTGCCCAGATTCGTCAATGGATCATTGAAACGCCATTTCCGGATGTTCTGGAGAACGCCCTGAAGGAATCGTTCGCCACCCTGCAGGATGGCAACGAACACATGGCGGTTGCGGTACGTTCCTCTGCAACGGCGGAAGATCTCCCGGATGCCTCCTTTGCAGGCCAGCAGGAAACCTTCCTGAACGTGGTGGGGCTGCAACAGGTGCGTACCTCGGTCAAGGAAGTGTTTGCGTCGCTGTTCAATGACCGCGCTATTTCCTACCGCGTCCACCACGGCTTTGACCACAAGATGGTCGCGCTCTCAGCTGGTATCCAGAAAATGGTGCGCAGTGAGACGGCGGCCAGTGGCGTTATGTTCACCCTCGACACAGAATCCGGCTTCCGTGACGTGGTATTTGTAACTGCCTCTTACGGTCTGGGTGAGACCGTCGTTCAGGGTGCTGTAAACCCTGATGAATTCTACGTACACAAGCCTACTCTCGAAGCCAGTCGGCCGGCCGTCCTGCGTCGCAATCTGGGCAGCAAGGCCATCAAGATGGTCTACCACACCAAGCCCGGTGAAGGTGAATTCGTTGAAACAGTGAAGGTGGAGCAGGAAGACCGCAACCGCTTCTGCATCACTGACGCCGAGGTGGAAGACCTGGCACGTCAGGCGATGATTATCGAGAAGCACTACCAGCGACCGATGGACATCGAGTGGGCGAAGGACGGCGACGACGGCAAGATCTACATCGTTCAGGCGCGCCCTGAGACGGTGAAAAGCCGTGCGTCTGCCAATGTGATGGAGCGCTACCTGCTTAAAGAAACCGGCAAGGTGCTGGTGGAAGGCCGGAGCATCGGCCACAAGATCGGCAGTGGCCCGGTGAAGATCATCACCAGCATCAAGGAAATGGACCGGGTGCAGGCCGGCGATGTGCTGGTTACCGACATGACCGACCCGGATTGGGAGCCGGTGATGAAAAGGGCTTCCGCCATTGTTACCGACCGCGGTGGTCGTACCTGCCACGCGGCCATTATTGCTCGCGAGCTGGGCATTCCGGCCGTGGTTGGATGCGGCGATGCCACCGAGTTGCTGTCCGACGCACAGGAAGTGACCGTCTCCTGCGCCGAGGGCGATACCGGCATGATCTACGAGGGCTCCCTGGATTTCGAGCTGCGGGAAAATACCGTGGACTCCATGCCGAACATCCCGTTCAAGATCATGATGAACGTCGGCAACCCAGACCGGGCTTTTGATTTCCAGGCGTTGCCGAATGAAGGTGTTGGTTTGGCACGGCTTGAGTTCATTATTAACCGGATGATCGGTGTTCATCCCAAGGCACTGCTGAACTTTGATGGACTGCCCCGGGATATCAAGCAGACCGTTGAGAAACGCATCTCCGGTTACAGCTCGCCGGTGGATTTCTATGTCGACAAGCTGGTTGAGGGCATCTCTACCCTGGCAGCGGCGTTCGCGCCCAAGAAAGTGATCGTGCGGTTGTCGGACTTCAAATCCAACGAATACGCCAACCTGATCGGCGGCACTCTGTACGAGCCGGATGAAGAAAACCCGATGCTCGGTTTCCGGGGTGCATCGCGCTATATCTCCGATACCTTCCGGGACTGCTTCGAGCTGGAATGCCGTGCCCTGAAAAAGGTGCGTAACGAGATGGGGCTGACCAATGTGGAAGTGATGGTTCCGTTCGTGCGTACCGTGGGTGAAGCGGAACAGGTAGTGAACCTGCTGGCGGAGAACGGACTCAAGCGTGGTGACAACGGTCTTCGGGTCATCATGATGTGTGAGCTGCCGGCCAATGCGCTGCTGGCGGATCAGTTCCTGGAGCACTTTGACGGCTTCTCCATCGGCTCCAACGATCTGACTCAGCTGACCCTGGGTCTGGACCGGGATTCGGGCATCATCGCGCACCTCTTCGATGAGCGGAACGATGCGGTCAAGGCGCTGCTTTCCAACGCCATTCAGGCGTGCAAGAAGGCCGGCAAATACATCGGTATCTGCGGGCAGGGGCCATCGGATCATCCGGATCTCGCCAAGTGGCTGATGGATCAGGGCATTGATACGGTGTCACTGAACCCCGATTCGGTACTGGACACCTGGTTCTTCCTGGCCGACGAAAAAATCGACTGA
- the rraA gene encoding ribonuclease E activity regulator RraA codes for MTTIITPDLCDEFPEVLVVEPGFNNYGGNKAFGGEIVTVKCFEDNSVVKEQVGQPGNGRVMVVDGGASKRHALLGDMLAEKAASNGWAGLIIYGCVRDVDEIGNTALGVQALGTHPRKSEKRGLGDLNVPVTFHGVTFHPGHYVYADNNGIIVSEKPLV; via the coding sequence GTGACGACGATAATTACCCCGGACCTGTGTGACGAATTTCCGGAAGTGCTGGTTGTAGAGCCCGGCTTCAATAACTACGGTGGCAACAAGGCATTTGGCGGTGAGATTGTGACCGTGAAGTGTTTTGAAGATAACTCCGTGGTGAAAGAGCAGGTTGGCCAGCCAGGGAACGGTCGTGTGATGGTCGTGGATGGTGGCGCTTCAAAGCGCCATGCGCTATTGGGCGACATGCTCGCGGAGAAGGCTGCTAGCAACGGCTGGGCGGGCCTGATCATCTATGGTTGCGTGCGCGACGTGGATGAGATTGGCAACACCGCCCTGGGTGTGCAGGCCCTTGGCACCCATCCGAGAAAGAGTGAAAAGCGTGGCCTGGGCGACCTGAATGTGCCGGTCACCTTCCACGGCGTTACATTCCATCCCGGACACTACGTCTACGCCGACAACAACGGCATCATTGTTTCTGAGAAGCCTCTGGTTTGA
- a CDS encoding PilZ domain-containing protein, with protein MKDYSEKRDFHRMQVNSEIEISDSQGNRFKGICRDLSATGMQLYVEQAVNVGEELHTVLHSSSDQFPPLETVCEVIRCEPEGDGFLLGTNISEVTR; from the coding sequence ATGAAGGATTATTCGGAGAAACGCGATTTCCACCGTATGCAGGTGAACTCGGAGATTGAGATCAGCGACAGCCAGGGCAACCGCTTCAAAGGGATCTGCCGTGATCTGAGCGCGACCGGCATGCAACTCTACGTTGAGCAGGCCGTGAACGTTGGCGAGGAACTTCACACGGTGCTTCACTCCAGCAGTGATCAGTTTCCGCCGCTGGAGACTGTCTGCGAAGTCATTCGCTGCGAACCGGAAGGAGACGGGTTCCTCCTTGGAACGAACATCAGCGAAGTCACTCGCTGA
- a CDS encoding TIGR04211 family SH3 domain-containing protein — MTLFRLAISVLFAVSSIAVAQAKTVWVDDQLYLPVRSGAGSQFRIIENAVPSGTPLEVIEASDSGYTLVRTPKGTEGWVSSQYLSETPIAADRLRTANRQLEETRAELAQAKEQLSNVVTERNALESSEASLSDRSQELQEELQRIKSIAADSINLERRNRELREENQKIRNDLEVLTAENERLEASKEYDFMLLGAGLVLGGVLLALIIPMLKPTRKTDNWA, encoded by the coding sequence GTGACGCTTTTTCGTCTAGCAATCAGTGTGTTGTTCGCAGTGTCCTCCATTGCTGTTGCCCAGGCAAAGACTGTCTGGGTTGACGACCAGTTGTACCTGCCAGTGAGGTCAGGCGCAGGTTCCCAATTCCGCATCATTGAAAACGCGGTTCCCAGTGGCACGCCGCTGGAAGTCATCGAGGCCTCCGATTCCGGATACACCCTCGTTCGCACTCCCAAGGGCACCGAGGGCTGGGTTTCCAGTCAATACCTGAGCGAGACACCCATTGCTGCAGATCGCCTGCGTACGGCCAACCGTCAGTTGGAAGAAACGCGCGCTGAACTCGCCCAGGCAAAAGAGCAGCTGTCTAACGTCGTCACTGAGCGCAACGCGCTGGAAAGCTCCGAAGCCTCGCTTTCTGACCGCTCACAGGAGCTCCAGGAAGAGCTTCAGCGGATCAAGAGTATCGCCGCCGATTCCATCAATCTGGAACGTCGAAATCGCGAGCTGCGGGAAGAGAACCAGAAGATTCGCAACGACCTTGAAGTGCTCACGGCTGAAAACGAGCGTCTCGAAGCCAGCAAGGAATACGATTTCATGTTGCTGGGCGCGGGCCTCGTTCTCGGTGGCGTTTTGCTGGCACTGATCATTCCAATGCTCAAACCAACAAGAAAAACCGACAACTGGGCCTGA
- a CDS encoding insulinase family protein, whose protein sequence is MAAVIDNATHPAFEKLRSHRIDTLNLEVEEYRHKKTGARHLHLAADNDENVFFVALRTFPMDSTGVAHILEHTALCGSERFPVRDPFFMMIRRSLNTFMNAFTSSDWTAYPFASMNRKDFDNLLSVYLDCVFFSKLDPLDFAQEGHRLEFDKPEDPSTDLVYRGVVYNEMKGAMSSPTSQLWQNLSSHLFPTTTYHYNSGGEPDHIVDLSYDDLLQFYRHHYHPSNAIFATYGDIPAHEHHEKFEELALKRFDRLDIDLPVRDEKRMFAPVRVEQGYAVNEGEGTDNKTHIVVGWLLGHSFDLQENLEGQLLSAVLLENSASPLMRALETTDLGHAPSPMCGLEDSNREMTFVCGIEGSEPDKHKDLEALLESTLLKVVEEGVSQERLEAILHQLELHQREIAGDQFPYGLQLIMSAIAPMVHGGDPVELLDLEPVLATLREKIRDPQYVPDLIRRKLLENPHRVTLTLRPDEKLESRRQEAIREALARRKAELTDDEVRMIVDRARALEERQMQKDDDSILPKVDLSDVPLQMPEPEGRYDGDISATVYARGTNGLVYEQIVVPVPALTEEELLLVPYYTTLISEVGCGDLDYLQMQDRISAESGGIGAAFSAKGRIDDVQALSGYIIFNGKALARNRSELTRLLRDVYTSARFDEKERIREIIAQIRARREQAVTGSGHALAMGAASQGMSPGAWLSFRLGGLAGIRGTKQLDQALKDPEELTALCDKLSALHEKIGKQGREFLVIGEEDQLPAMVDDLKSCWRDASGAGIAGWKMEPVNYTTREAWLTSTQVNFCSKAYSTVAVDHPDAAALTVLGGFLRNGYLHRAIREKGGAYGGGAGQDSVNGTFRFFSYRDPRLEETLDDFDAALAWLQDNDHDYQELEESILGVIGQLDRPRSPAGAARHAFHNKLFGRSPEQRARFRERVLSATLDDLKRVARTWLVPERASTAVVTSPENRARAEKLGLNIQEL, encoded by the coding sequence ATGGCTGCAGTGATCGACAACGCAACTCATCCGGCCTTTGAGAAACTTCGCAGTCACCGGATCGATACACTCAATCTCGAGGTCGAGGAGTATCGTCACAAGAAGACTGGCGCCCGCCATCTGCATCTGGCAGCCGACAACGACGAAAACGTGTTTTTCGTTGCCCTGCGTACCTTCCCGATGGATTCCACCGGGGTGGCGCACATTCTGGAACACACGGCATTGTGTGGCAGCGAGCGTTTCCCGGTTCGTGATCCGTTCTTCATGATGATTCGGCGGTCACTGAACACGTTCATGAACGCTTTCACCAGCAGCGACTGGACGGCCTATCCCTTCGCCAGCATGAACCGAAAGGATTTCGACAACCTTCTGTCGGTTTACCTGGATTGTGTATTTTTCTCCAAGCTCGATCCGCTGGATTTTGCGCAGGAAGGTCATCGCCTTGAGTTCGATAAGCCGGAAGATCCGTCCACCGACCTGGTTTATCGGGGTGTTGTCTACAACGAGATGAAAGGCGCCATGAGTTCGCCCACGTCCCAGCTGTGGCAGAACCTCAGCAGCCACCTGTTCCCGACCACGACCTATCACTACAACAGCGGTGGCGAGCCCGACCACATCGTGGATCTGAGCTACGACGACCTGCTGCAGTTCTACCGCCACCACTATCACCCCAGCAACGCGATATTTGCCACCTACGGCGATATCCCGGCTCATGAGCATCATGAGAAGTTTGAAGAGCTGGCGCTGAAACGGTTCGACCGGCTGGACATCGATCTTCCGGTTCGCGACGAGAAGCGCATGTTCGCGCCGGTCAGGGTAGAGCAGGGTTATGCGGTCAACGAAGGCGAGGGGACCGACAACAAGACTCACATCGTTGTGGGCTGGTTGCTGGGCCACAGTTTTGATTTGCAGGAGAACCTGGAGGGTCAACTGCTCTCTGCGGTACTGCTGGAAAACAGTGCCTCACCGCTGATGCGAGCCCTGGAAACCACGGATCTTGGTCATGCACCTTCGCCCATGTGTGGTCTGGAAGACTCCAACCGTGAAATGACCTTTGTTTGCGGCATCGAAGGCAGCGAGCCGGACAAGCACAAGGATCTGGAAGCCCTGCTCGAGTCCACGCTGCTCAAGGTCGTGGAGGAGGGCGTCAGCCAGGAACGTCTGGAAGCCATCCTGCATCAGCTCGAACTGCACCAGCGGGAAATTGCTGGTGACCAGTTCCCGTACGGCCTGCAGCTGATCATGAGTGCCATTGCACCCATGGTGCACGGCGGTGATCCGGTTGAATTGCTGGATCTGGAGCCGGTCCTGGCAACGCTCCGGGAGAAAATCCGGGACCCGCAATACGTGCCGGATCTGATCCGCCGCAAGCTTCTTGAGAACCCGCACCGGGTCACCCTGACCCTGCGGCCGGATGAAAAGCTCGAGTCGCGCCGGCAGGAAGCCATCCGTGAAGCGCTGGCCCGTCGCAAGGCCGAGCTGACGGATGACGAGGTCCGGATGATTGTTGACCGGGCCAGGGCGCTGGAAGAACGCCAGATGCAGAAGGACGATGACTCCATTCTGCCAAAGGTGGATCTGTCTGACGTGCCTCTGCAGATGCCCGAGCCGGAAGGGCGTTATGACGGCGACATTTCGGCAACCGTTTATGCCCGTGGTACCAACGGTCTGGTTTACGAGCAGATTGTTGTCCCGGTGCCGGCGCTGACCGAAGAGGAGCTGCTTCTGGTGCCTTACTACACCACGCTGATTTCCGAAGTGGGTTGTGGTGATCTGGACTACCTGCAAATGCAGGATCGTATCTCTGCGGAGTCTGGTGGTATCGGTGCAGCGTTCAGCGCCAAAGGCCGGATTGATGACGTTCAGGCGCTGTCCGGTTACATCATCTTCAACGGCAAGGCGCTGGCCCGCAATCGCAGTGAATTGACCCGTCTTCTGCGGGATGTCTACACCAGTGCCCGCTTCGATGAGAAAGAGCGAATCCGGGAGATCATTGCGCAGATCCGGGCCCGTCGCGAGCAGGCCGTAACCGGCAGTGGCCATGCACTGGCCATGGGCGCGGCTTCACAGGGTATGAGTCCGGGTGCCTGGCTTTCTTTCCGGCTGGGTGGTCTTGCCGGTATTCGCGGCACCAAGCAGCTCGATCAGGCCCTGAAGGATCCAGAGGAATTGACGGCGCTCTGTGACAAGCTTTCTGCATTGCACGAGAAGATCGGCAAGCAGGGTCGGGAGTTCCTGGTGATTGGTGAAGAGGATCAGCTCCCGGCGATGGTTGATGATCTGAAATCCTGCTGGCGTGATGCCTCTGGAGCGGGCATTGCAGGCTGGAAAATGGAACCGGTCAATTACACCACCCGTGAGGCGTGGCTGACTTCTACCCAGGTTAACTTCTGCTCCAAGGCCTACAGCACTGTCGCTGTGGATCATCCCGATGCGGCGGCACTGACCGTGCTGGGTGGTTTCTTGCGTAACGGTTATCTGCACCGAGCCATTCGGGAGAAGGGTGGCGCTTACGGTGGCGGCGCCGGGCAGGACAGCGTGAATGGCACGTTCCGGTTCTTCTCCTACCGTGATCCGCGCCTGGAGGAAACGCTGGACGATTTCGACGCGGCCCTTGCGTGGCTTCAGGACAATGACCACGACTATCAGGAGCTTGAAGAGTCGATTCTTGGTGTAATTGGTCAACTCGACAGGCCCAGATCGCCCGCGGGCGCTGCTCGCCATGCTTTTCACAACAAGCTGTTTGGGCGAAGCCCGGAGCAGCGTGCCAGGTTCCGGGAGCGGGTGCTGTCCGCCACCCTGGATGACCTGAAGCGTGTGGCCAGAACCTGGCTGGTGCCGGAGAGAGCCAGTACGGCCGTGGTAACCAGTCCGGAAAACCGGGCCAGGGCCGAGAAGCTTGGCCTGAACATTCAGGAACTGTAA
- the ppsR gene encoding posphoenolpyruvate synthetase regulatory kinase/phosphorylase PpsR yields the protein MKRTAFFISDGTGLTAEALGHSLLAQFEKIEFERVTVPYIADEEKAREMVKRINKAAETDGARPLVFDTIVNSDIREIIATAEGFMVDIFGTFLSPLEQELQSSSSYTVGKSHAINNEGSYERRINAVNFALDNDDGARTRHYDEADLILVGASRSGKTPTCLYLALQYGVKAANYPITEEDLADQQIPKALKPYKEKIFGLTIEPERLATIRNERKPNSRYSSIKQCMHEIEEIELMYRRERIPYLNTTAYSVEEISTRIMVTTGLKRQR from the coding sequence ATGAAACGCACTGCTTTTTTCATTTCTGATGGCACCGGCCTGACAGCCGAGGCTCTCGGGCACAGCCTTCTGGCCCAGTTCGAAAAGATCGAGTTTGAACGGGTTACTGTTCCCTACATTGCGGACGAAGAAAAAGCCCGGGAAATGGTCAAACGGATCAACAAGGCGGCCGAGACAGACGGCGCACGGCCGCTGGTGTTCGACACCATTGTAAACAGCGATATCCGGGAAATCATCGCCACCGCCGAGGGTTTCATGGTGGACATCTTCGGTACGTTTCTCAGCCCCCTGGAACAGGAACTCCAGTCTTCCTCTTCCTATACCGTCGGTAAATCCCATGCCATCAACAATGAAGGCAGCTATGAACGCCGGATCAATGCCGTCAATTTCGCGCTGGATAATGACGATGGCGCACGCACCCGGCATTACGACGAAGCAGACCTGATCCTCGTTGGCGCCTCCCGAAGCGGGAAAACCCCCACCTGTCTCTATCTGGCACTGCAGTATGGCGTGAAAGCGGCAAACTATCCGATTACCGAAGAAGACCTGGCAGACCAGCAGATCCCGAAAGCCCTGAAACCTTATAAAGAGAAAATTTTCGGGCTGACTATCGAGCCGGAGCGGCTGGCAACCATCCGCAACGAACGCAAGCCAAACTCTCGCTACTCATCCATCAAGCAGTGCATGCACGAGATCGAGGAAATTGAATTGATGTATCGGCGTGAGCGGATTCCGTACCTGAATACCACCGCATATTCGGTTGAGGAGATCTCCACCCGAATCATGGTGACAACCGGTTTGAAGCGGCAACGCTAG